A segment of the Nilaparvata lugens isolate BPH chromosome X, ASM1435652v1, whole genome shotgun sequence genome:
aaaatgaatagaatatgaggataataattaatattttctgtCAATAAATAGTACTTGATATTAACAAATCAATGGACCAAATCTCACTATTATAAAATCATTACTAAACTTATGCTTCCTCATCAGCTACTAACACTTGCATAATGTGTGCTagagataaattaaaaattttccttttgtccatcaatattttgattttgtcTTGACTAAATGACGGAGTTCAGAAAGATTCACAAAACCACAGACAATTCTGACATAGCAATATAGTTTAAGATTGGTGGAGTTATTTAGTCAGTCACAATTTATCGGATCGTTGATGACCTTGAAATCAAACATTTGAGAAACTTTCTTTACAATGGCATGCCCGTTGTAATGTAAACTTAATGTTACTACGTTGATGGAAAAGTCAACactacataaaaatataatcaaacgTATTCATAGTGAACAAGTTGTTGATGTAATTTACCCTCCGATTAAATGGGAATATGAAAAACTAATTAAAACGTGAATATATGCAATACAATAGCAGTCATCAACGAGCAGATTTGACAAAGTCAACACAAATTAATTCGATTTTTCATATTAATCCCCTTTTGGGAATTAATGGTTTTCCCCTTGAACATCGGGATGAATGGTTCGCAACATGAATGTTCTACTTTGATAACATTTACAAACATGAAACGATTCCACCACGTCTATAAATTACTGCCAATTATCCAGTCTCGGTGGGGAGGCAAGTACAGTGATGACTGCAATCTAAATTTAGATTAAAAACGGCAGgtactattttttcaatttgaaatgaatatacAGGTAGGTTATAAAGTATACCTactgatatgaaaaaaataagatcatttaaaaaaatgtgaatACTGAGTGGGAACAATGATAATCAAATAGATTGAGTGGTTGAGCAGAGTTGTAACATCAAAAGTCCTTAAAAACGCTTTTGTAGGAAACAGTAGAGATAAtatgtctataatattatattaatacgTCATCGAAATAagatgataaatcaagaaattgaTAGATATAACATAGAAATAAGCAAAATCAACGTAGAATGAACTTCCACAAACACTTGAATTATGAAAAGGTATTCATAAATTCTGCACCTCAATTTAAAAAGATTTACCAATCTTGAGTATCCAAATAGTCTAAATATATAGCCAAAACATTTTGCCGAAGTTCTATAAAGAAGTATATTGGCCACCAACAGCAAACGTCACTAAACGTTAATCTAATCTCCTCCTCCCCTACCTCGGCCTCCTCTAAATCCTCCACCACGGTTTCCTCTGAAACCTCCACCACCGCGCGAGTTTCCTCTGAAGCCGCGAGGACTGCCTCTAAATCCCCCTCTGCTGCCTCTAAATCCGCCACCACCGCCGCGGGAGCCTCCCCTGAATCCTCCTCCACCGCGAGGGCTTCCTCTGAATCCACCCCTTCCTCCTCGACCACCTCCCTTTGCTCCTTTCGGATCGGCTTTCTTGATGACCAAGGTATTGTCCTCCAATGTCATCGAATTATTCTCTTCCAGAGCTTTCTGTTGAAAAAAGATACATTTATGATACTGATTTACAAAATCACTATACTGTAAGCCGTTGTTATATATTCTTAATGAAGTACAGTTTGGTTGCCTAGAAACCAGCTACTAGATTCGTTCCTGTTATTGCCTGCTATGCAAGCAAAGCGTGCTAAAAGAATCCATTTTTCAAGAATTAGGGTGGgtaaaaagtccgagaacggcttaatatctcatacacaaaggtgatTTGATGgtgagtgtgattggggatcgtactcaaattgaaaatactactttactatgacttcagaAATCTGGACCGCCATCTTGGATGcatcttttttttaaataagaaggTATttatgcgatacatgatttcaatacggaatgtcaagacaaaatgaatggcgaaaacagcaaatcgatatctcaaaccgtttggtagatattcaaattattaatcaataccatgcaaatcagaaatgaaatacataaatgGTATAATTACAGCTGtgaagaatatatttattacaaatggCCAAGCCAAGTGGTCTAAAGCGCTGCGCCTGGTCATAGCATTCAATCCCACCaatggaattatttattatattcatctctgtgtttgaaaataatataaaaatcaagTAACTATAACTAATCAGTTTTTGCAGATAAAACTTTATAAAGAGTTGAAATTCTGCTAATAGGCTACAGTTAAAACTGAAATTCAATAGGCTACTGGAATTCAAAATGAGATACTTACGTGTAGGCTATCAGCATCTGCGAATCCTATGAACGCAAATCCCTTTTTATTTCCTTCTTGGTCGACAGGCCACGAAAAACGAGAAATGCTTCCAAATTTGCTGAAAGCTTCCTTAACTTGATCTTCACTCATGCTGGAACAAAACCAATTTCATACTTATTTTTTGACATGAACAGCAAGCAATTCATACTATATCGAAAATTTCAAGATTGTAAAAATGCTTAACTCTTTGTAGAACATCTGTATTCTACATTGACttagcaaatttcagatttatATCTTGGTTACTAATGATAGTTTAATGTAAACAACAAAGAGCAAACGACGAAATAGTTATAAACTGAATATAATTCAACAGTAAACATATTACTCTATAAGATTAATTTAGTGCAACCCTACAGAAGCCATAAATCATAAATAGCATGtgtgttaaggctgtgcaaaggctaaaaaaactttctactggtgatatttttcaaagtgtttcgatttgtatactatcaagctatcaaattgaataagttttctcaggaaattttttacgATCATTAATTTTAGATATATGAGTgcataaagtttaaatttttggtacagataatttcaaattcagtaagagataaattcatgaagttttaaggataaattctttatggtattgttaattaaataacacaaacatttcctaaaaataccaatttttgagaaaatctacTGTAATTTACTTCAATTTACTGAAGCTGACTTtcatttgagttatttttggtaaattaaatGGCTTTCCCAAAAATTCGTATTTTCagaaaacttttgtttcattcaatcaacaataacatAGAGAATTTATCCTCAAAACTTCATGAttaatctcttaccgaatttgaaatgatgtcccaaaaatttaaactttatgcactcatatctcaaaaagtaatcagggaaaatttttttcctgagaaaatctTTCCATTTACGAAGTTTTGAATAGATTGAATTGAACTTGATAGCTTCATAGTATACAAATAGgagaactttgaaaaatatcaccagtaaaaagttttctTTAGCCTTTTCTTAGCCTTAAATTAAATAACCTTCATTCatgaattgaaagaaaaacaataaaactaAAACAGTATTAGATTATTTCGTGTTATTTGCAAACGGTTGGCGATTAGTGGTTTGAATTGTTGCACCGAGGGTGATGGCATGAATTCATCATCTACGAAAGGACAAACTATGAATAGCTTAgacaaataaatacaataacttATGACAGATTCAAAATAAAATGCCATATAATTTTCcttaattatcaaattatcagtTTGTTACGGTTtgtcattcataatttatttattacaatgagTGACAAGGTATTGAAAAACTCGAACGTTATTTTAAAATCCCATCACCTGAAATAAACTAACTTTTTTGATGAACTAATTTTATATTCTTTTATTTATCTGTTTTTGAGCTTCATAAAGTGTTTTTGATCTTCATATAGAGTTTTTGAATCGGGGATATTGCCAACTGCAATTAGTGAAAAAGCGTGGACATTGAACAAGAATCATTTCGGTCAATAACTCTCAGAATCTCTCAGAAAGATCGGAAAAAGATCTCTTAAAATAAATTGTAGATTCGGAAGAAAAATAGTGAATACTTACGAGCTGGGAATATTAGCGACGAACGCTGTATGATCAGATCCTCTATCATCGAAAGATCTCCTTTCGAATTTGCCTTTTTTCGCTAGTGGCTGATCTTCAGCATCGTCATCGTCCGCATCGtcgtcgtcatcatcatcactatCATCTTCGTCATCTTCGGAATTCTTGAATTTGATGATATCTTCGCCCGTGGACGGCTTCAGACCCTTACTTGGAGTTGACACTTTCGGCTCATCTTCTTCATCGTCATCACTGCCATCTTCATCATCGTCGTCGCTGTCATCTTCGTCCTCTTCAGCGTCCATTTTCTTCACTCCATCCTCATCCTCATCGTCGtcactttcatcatcatcattaggTGGTGATTTGGGCTTACCAGGTTGTGgcttcttgtttttcttggCTGTAGCTTGTTTCTGCGGTGAAgcattttcttcatcatcatcttcatcactgtcatcatcatcatcttcgtcATCACTGTCTTCTTCGTCCTCGTCCATTTTTTTCTGAGTCttcacttcctcttcttcatcatcatcctcgTCTTcgctttcatcatcatcatcatcatcatcatcgctAGGTGGAGATTGAACTTTGGCAGGTTGAGGCTTCTTGTTTTTCTGATTAGCCTTGGTAGCCGCTTGGTTCGGCGATGCAGCAGTACCATTCAATTGTTTTGACTTCTCAGCTGAATTCTTACTAACTTCACCCGCTTTATTTTGTTGGGCAGAAGcactccttctcttcttccctctcgtcctcttcctctttctttctccactTGTGTTCAGACGGCTTTCTCTATCACTTTCGCCCGTCTTCTTCATCATAAGTTCCATCACCTCCTTATCATTACTGTCACCACCATCGCTAGGTGGGGATTGTCCTTTGGCAGGCTGTGGCTTCTTGGCTGCAGCTTGGTTCGGCGATGCAGCAGATCCATTGAGTTGTTTAGGTTGCTGCCCACcactcttcttcctctttcttttcttcttacCTTCCACACTAGTGTTCATGGGACTTGCATTACTTGCGTTCTTTTCATTCACAGCCTTCGGTGTGGTAATATTACCCTTATTTGTTTTATTGGCGATTGCTTTGCCTTGATTTGTATCGGTAACTTTTGGTTTGCCACCAGGAGAGGCTTCTGATTGATTCACTTTGAAGTCATTACCTTTCGCCATTTTTTCCCGGCGTAGTCTCCTCTTCATAGCTTTAGTAAGTTGACCTCCAGTCTTTTCATTAACACCTGGTGAAGCAACTGTCTTGGCGTCATCTTTATTCGGACTAGATGGCTTGTTTTTCTTTGCTGCCGGTTCTCCAACGTTGAACTGAGGCTTGGCGACCTTATGTTTTCCACCCATATCGATCTGCAAATAAAACCGGCAATATAAATCAAAATCTGAATTCTGAATATGAATTTGTCACAATAGCAAGATGTTTCTCTTTATCATATGGACTACGATCATACAGAGTTTGATtgtaaatgtggatgtgacaaaaataaaactgttttttttttttttaattatggaAGAAAAAtcccacaatatcaattctcattcaattaattttttataaagagTGTTTCCGAACTCCTTACCAATATTCTAGGACATTGTTCCTGAGTGAGAAACATAGctgaatataattttcaaactgCCTGAAAATCcttagttactcacacagccgccattttgttttttaatttacCATTCTTCTTCTAAATAAAGGCTGAACATACGGAAGTGAAACTTTTCAGAAACATTTATGACAACTGGACAAAAAGTTTAGTAACAAATCGATTAACAACTCATTTTTACAAGATTGAACTAATAATAAGTGaaatatggcagctttagtgatatGTAATCTAGGTTTAGAAGGTTATGTAacgttttattgtttgaaataatacaGAATCGCTTATGAATAACATGTAATGCAGATGGAGATTATTATTGCATTAATGAGGCAGACTTTAGCAACAATAATAAAACGTTACCTCTGAAACtaggtcacctatcactaaagGTGTCATATCTCACTTAATATTCCTTCAATCCTTTTGAAAATATGAGTTGTCAATCGAtttgtaattaatattttttggttttattgtatttttttttaaatcaacgGTTTTggtaatttaaaaaatacaattttatacGACCGtcgttttgttttatgaatttgtaaGATTGTCATAATTTTCTTGTAGATATGTCTAGTTGTCATAAATGTTTGTGCAGTTTCACTTCTGTATGTTCagccattatttagaaaaaccAAAAAGGTGGCTAAGTACTTTTGGACAGTTTGACAATGATATTTGGGTATGTTTTTTAGacccaggaacaataccctagaatattggtagggagttccgAAATATACTCATTATAGTATAGTGTATACAACAGTGAAAGATCGTTGATTGAAACCCGTCAAGTATATTGTATCTAAGATATTTTGTTATTGCTGATGACGACACCACATGTGCGTGAATAATGGACAGTGCGAGGGTGATTTGATAACATGATCAAACGTTTATGCCTACAGgcaggattcgaacccacgatcAGGTAGCGCCAGCAGAATAAAAAATGCAAGGCTTTGGTCTCGGCTATCCTGGCAATAATAAAGCTGTGCAACACACTAGAGAAaaatttctactggtgatattttttagttttccaATTTGGCTACCCTAAAAAAATCCAAGGATTTTTCGAGATATAAGCGTCTaaagtttaaatatttgaaGCAGATCAAGGTATTACTGATGAAATtcagatttttaaatataaatttttgtgaaagtttatacattttaaaaaaaatgactGACGTTAAGCtagtaattttttgaaaatttaataactttctaAAAAATTCAGAGGAAATGTTTGTGAGGAATCATCCTCAAAATGTTATCAATTTATCTCTTAGAgtttaaaatttttgtttcaaatattcAGACTTcaggcgttcatatctcaaaaagtaataggCCTAGCtcaataaatagttatttttatatctagagtgaaaaatgccactttttctccctgaaggGAAAGATTAATGCCAGAGGCGAAGCCGTGggcaacaatttccctgagggagtaataacatttttcactggtgatatacacaacatttttcctccacccacatttttataaaaactgcaaaaaaaaaatttaaaaacttatGTGACCAGTAAAATGTATTACaaaataacctaaaaattaaaaagctggcttgtaatcacagttcccTGCCGACAGCTCTATCagaaaaagttgtaacaacaatggccgactCAACTACAACTacgatgaagttcccgtttcaaatttgattagttaatgaggaatattcgttggctggtattttgaataacatggaatatagACAAATATTTCATATACTGAACAAATATATGAGGCaatgaatttagttggtttaatgactactctatatgcttcctcatttgagcttagaccttctaacctatttcaaatgtaagtttataaaatagagatgtttcccatgttatttaatggagttacttttacgctctagggagtttttctgttttttcctcccgagagcgaaaaagtgacactttagtaagCTATTACGTTCCAGGAAGTAAAGTAggcactttagacagtaggtggaggaaaaaacaaTTTCTCCTGAGAAACTTTTATTCTAATAGCTTGATAGTAtccaaatcaaaaaactttgaaaaaatcacCCGTGAAAGGCTTTTTTTAGCAtgttgcacagccttaatggtAACTTAAACATTCCATCAAGAAAGATAGAGGAAGAGTCAtagtattttttgaaaattgaataactttctcaaaaattgatattcagAGGATTTTTACTTTTCAATCGACAAAACCGTGAGAAATATATCCtcaaaaatgtattaatttatttcttaccgaatttgaaataatctgtctcaaatgttcaaacttcaggcgctcaaaTCTCAAAAAGTAACAGCTTAATCAGAAAAAAACTTCTACactgagaatttttttattaattttgataacaagatAGTGTCCAAATAGAAAAACATCATGGAAAAATAGCACCAGTAAAAAGCTTTTTTAGCCTGTTGCACAGCCTTGATGGGTAACATGAACATCCAAAAAATTAACAAGAGTAACCATCCATGGTAACAAGAGTAAGCATAGAAGagactatttttattattactttccgATGCAAAAATATTACACACAGTTAACACAGTAAAATAGATTCACATACTGGAATATTTTGATTGGAGCATACTTTCAAGCTTGTTTTTGTTCAAGTTAATctttctattgaaaaatattgtattaaaaaatcatgtttggAAGAAATAGCATGAAATTTGACTTGGTGATAAATTTCAGGGTTTACTCGtcactttttcattatttacaaTTTCTAGAATTGAGGTtagtagtccaggcaatgaatgctcaaaaaagggtatagagggaaaagtttggaggacaatttttgaccccgcagttctgttaagggtagtgaggaggtgaacatatcaaaagtccccaccactacccattgtgctaagggggtgggggtggttcaaaggtatcattttttggtttctcgcatataactcgaaaactatgcattttacagacatcactattctataagaaattaaagcttacatgatTTCCTATAATTTCGATccaacaactttttctatatctctttcacttttcgagatatccgctctaaaagatgtgacatttttgaaaaaacatattttccctcatttttttgttatttttgttcttataactttttgatatcgatgggaaaaatccatgctgatcatgagcttatagagcatcaaattctctttgaattgatgtataatttcacaagtttacgcacatccccacgactgatGCAGCAGCTTCAGctttgagtgtgagatcttcagttatgcaaaaatagaccaattgacaaaggaatttggagagaatgttttgaacacaatttttgactttgctgctttgttgggaccagttaggaggtgaatatatcaaaagtccccatccctatcCCTTGTGCTacagggatgagggtggtttaaaagttgcatttttcaatgttttgcttacacgctcatatcttgagaaaaaagggttcaaccgacatgactaactattcagaaattaagcatgataaattctctacaatatttgttctgtggtgatttgtgatatctcaaACGGTTTTCGAGATTATACGCTCTATCGTTATAGAGATATACGTTATCGATGGTATTGCTTCACCCGCAACAGTGCCAAAGACGTTTTACTAAAGAGTCTAAAGACTTTATGTGTAATACGATGgattattgaatcattttaaTTATGCTTTAAAATTACAAGGAGGACAGTGTCCGAGCATCTACCTGCTGCAGCCGCCcctcatattaataatatatgctttttgttaataatgatcaaatatattatatttcgtcaagaaaataaattttctaatgatttaataagatttttaaatttataattataatttctgaGGTTATGAAAACTAGAATTCAAGTAAACCCAACTTAAAAAGGTGTAATTCCTTAGCGATGACACGAGCCGCATCATTAGAGCCGCTGCGACTAGAGCACAATACTTATTAGATTAAATGATTGATTGGATTATCATGTTGTATTTTAACGTTATGGCGACAGATAAACTGGATATACTGGACTACTACAGTATACTTCATATCCGATGATTCATCTAATCTAATGAATTTAAAGGTCATATTTACCagtcatatttttataaatattctacagggtgtttcagaagtggtgtcgagaattttagggtattgtacctggatgctaggagactacaaatgtcatatttgaagtgtccaaaactcagcggttatccttatagctgccattttgtttttttcacttaaaaatttttatctcaagaacgaaatgttgtattgatctgaaatttggcatgaatatttatgctataaagactcaactataaaaaataaaaaaaatttttcgttgaaatttttcaaaatggcggccattttaaatttttgatggcgaatatctcgaaaaccgtccattttacagaaaatttacaagagacaaaaaagttagcaaattttttcacaattccaatgatacctaatttataaagattggtcgaagaataacagagaaattaattttttttcgtactgcatgcatgaccacttttcaccatttaaagatcaatattaattgtttaattccagatgtatttaagatgaagctttgaaactcggtatggctccatatgggcaaacagatgattttacaatggttttcagatgataatgtttgtctttgaaaagtattgttgtttcattaaaagtaaagaaccagatgtagtgcttcctatttcttagtctcacgtttcctaggtcttatttctatcttaaatttccagtttcaatattttcttacgttgcttctacacaaatatttaattattgtaatggaatttagttcgctggagtacaccgatattcacttcatgcatggagcagctcttggcaatgcgaccgaagcaagaagaatgtatgcagctgcatttccaaaccgccgtctcccttccgacaaggtgttcacaagaactcacaatcggctgagagaagttggttcatttgaacggaacagggtaattgctggtaggcctcgagcagttcgaaatgttgcttttgaagaggaagtattgcagaaattcgatttcaatcctagaacgagtatgagagcagttgcaaagcaaatcaattcaagtgcttcttctgtgtggcatgtaataaacaaggaaagacttcaccccttccgctttcaaaaagttcactcattggttgaacgcgactatgagccaagagtaaactgtgcccgttggtttcttcagcaagacattatccaaccaaattttctagaaaatgtgttatttaccgatgagtccagctttacaagagaaggaatcttcaactctcgcaacagtcacgtctgggccttagacaatcctcatgaggtcaaagtgcgtggttatcagcatagattttcgctgaatgtttgggcgggtatcttaggtaatcgcgtgattggaccatacattcttcctaatcgtctgaattctcccacgtacattacttttttaagagacatactaccagaacttttggaagatgtgcctcttgcaaacagatataatatttggtttcaacatgatggtgcccctgctcatttcggaaatgttgttacggactttctgaacatgacctatcgtcagcggtggattgggcggggtggaccagtaccgtggcccgcacgttcacctgacctcaaccctttagatttttttttctggggccatatgaaa
Coding sequences within it:
- the LOC111052683 gene encoding nucleolin, encoding MGGKHKVAKPQFNVGEPAAKKNKPSSPNKDDAKTVASPGVNEKTGGQLTKAMKRRLRREKMAKGNDFKVNQSEASPGGKPKVTDTNQGKAIANKTNKGNITTPKAVNEKNASNASPMNTSVEGKKKRKRKKSGGQQPKQLNGSAASPNQAAAKKPQPAKGQSPPSDGGDSNDKEVMELMMKKTGESDRESRLNTSGERKRKRTRGKKRRSASAQQNKAGEVSKNSAEKSKQLNGTAASPNQAATKANQKNKKPQPAKVQSPPSDDDDDDDDESEDEDDDEEEEVKTQKKMDEDEEDSDDEDDDDDSDEDDDEENASPQKQATAKKNKKPQPGKPKSPPNDDDESDDDEDEDGVKKMDAEEDEDDSDDDDEDGSDDDEEDEPKVSTPSKGLKPSTGEDIIKFKNSEDDEDDSDDDDDDDADDDDAEDQPLAKKGKFERRSFDDRGSDHTAFVANIPSSMSEDQVKEAFSKFGSISRFSWPVDQEGNKKGFAFIGFADADSLHKALEENNSMTLEDNTLVIKKADPKGAKGGGRGGRGGFRGSPRGGGGFRGGSRGGGGGFRGSRGGFRGSPRGFRGNSRGGGGFRGNRGGGFRGGRGRGGGD